A window from Planococcus maritimus encodes these proteins:
- a CDS encoding ammonium transporter, translating to MEAVQSSVDMLWIMLGAMLVFFMHAGFAMVETGFTRSKNTLNILMKNMITISLGSILYFIVGYALMFGPSSFGLIGTEGFALSGVTDIGFFVFQAVFAATCATIISGAVAERMHLTAYILLTVAMTAIIYPVVGHWVWGGGWLAEIGFIDFAGSTVVHLTGAVAAFIAAWKIGPRLGKYSGKTVNTIPGHSLPLGALGVFILWLGWFGFNGGSTLAADPALVPPVIANTLLAASAGVLATAGYTRLRYGRIDGTLTMNGALAGLVGITAGAANVSFLGAILIGLIAGIIMTEAVHLLDTKIRVDDPVGAVSVHGIAGVWGTLAIGFFDVNSGLLYGGGAEILGIQAVGVLAVIAWASLSTGAVLLLISVVTPLRVTAEEEETGLDFAEHGSQAYSMQDVLRGSSGRADNFADRLNQLGEERPASNKA from the coding sequence ATGGAAGCTGTACAAAGCTCAGTTGATATGCTGTGGATCATGCTCGGTGCCATGCTTGTGTTTTTCATGCACGCCGGATTCGCCATGGTCGAAACAGGATTCACTCGCTCTAAAAATACCCTTAATATTTTGATGAAAAACATGATTACCATCTCACTCGGCTCAATCCTTTACTTTATCGTCGGTTATGCTTTAATGTTCGGACCATCGTCGTTCGGCTTGATCGGCACGGAAGGTTTCGCTTTATCAGGTGTTACGGATATTGGATTCTTCGTCTTCCAAGCGGTTTTTGCCGCAACGTGTGCCACAATCATTTCTGGCGCCGTCGCAGAACGCATGCATTTGACTGCCTATATCCTTTTGACCGTCGCTATGACTGCTATCATTTATCCAGTTGTCGGCCATTGGGTATGGGGAGGTGGATGGCTTGCTGAAATTGGCTTTATCGACTTCGCCGGTTCTACCGTCGTCCACTTGACAGGAGCCGTCGCCGCCTTTATCGCGGCTTGGAAAATCGGCCCGCGCCTCGGTAAATATTCCGGCAAAACAGTCAATACGATCCCTGGCCACAGCTTGCCACTCGGCGCACTCGGCGTATTCATCCTATGGCTCGGATGGTTCGGGTTTAATGGCGGCAGTACGCTCGCTGCAGACCCTGCACTCGTGCCGCCTGTCATAGCCAACACTTTGCTCGCAGCATCGGCTGGTGTTCTAGCGACTGCCGGCTACACTCGCTTACGCTACGGCCGCATTGATGGCACTTTGACGATGAACGGCGCGCTCGCTGGTCTTGTCGGCATCACTGCCGGCGCTGCCAATGTGTCGTTCCTTGGCGCCATCTTGATCGGCTTGATCGCCGGTATCATCATGACGGAAGCTGTCCATCTATTGGATACGAAAATCCGCGTGGATGATCCGGTAGGGGCTGTATCGGTTCACGGAATCGCCGGGGTTTGGGGAACGCTCGCGATCGGATTCTTCGATGTCAACAGCGGATTGCTTTATGGAGGAGGAGCTGAAATTCTCGGCATCCAGGCTGTCGGTGTATTGGCTGTTATCGCTTGGGCTTCCTTGTCCACAGGAGCTGTCCTGCTATTGATCAGCGTCGTGACGCCACTGCGCGTAACGGCAGAAGAAGAAGAAACCGGTTTGGATTTTGCAGAGCACGGCTCGCAAGCTTATTCGATGCAAGATGTGCTGCGCGGTTCATCTGGCAGAGCGGATAATTTCGCAGACCGCCTGAACCAACTGGGGGAAGAACGGCCAGCTTCAAACAAAGCATAA